A window of Ruminococcus champanellensis 18P13 = JCM 17042 contains these coding sequences:
- a CDS encoding DUF4190 domain-containing protein: protein MNPQDYSNQYPNQYPNQYPNNWQSMQPQQPVPEERKGFAIASLVLGICSIVLMCCCCLNVITAPISIILGIISLATHRGGKGLSIAGIILSVVSILLLFIVFQSTSVFWKNSDQIMQDYTQLIQDADTVFPAYEKDGTVPDYLQKYYEGEYKETLDKFGITFDDVMDYLDQMYQQGEFDDLQSALGSTGGNKTSSGAPKSSFTGVELAY, encoded by the coding sequence ATGAATCCACAGGACTATTCCAATCAGTATCCGAACCAGTATCCCAATCAGTACCCCAACAACTGGCAGTCCATGCAGCCCCAGCAGCCGGTGCCGGAGGAGCGGAAGGGCTTTGCCATTGCGTCCCTGGTACTGGGTATTTGCAGCATCGTGCTGATGTGCTGCTGCTGCCTCAACGTGATCACAGCGCCCATTTCCATCATACTGGGCATCATTTCTCTTGCCACGCACCGGGGCGGCAAGGGCTTGTCCATCGCAGGCATCATTTTGTCTGTAGTGAGCATTCTGCTGCTCTTTATCGTATTTCAGAGCACCAGCGTGTTCTGGAAGAACAGCGATCAGATCATGCAGGACTACACCCAGCTCATTCAGGATGCGGATACCGTATTCCCGGCTTATGAGAAGGACGGTACCGTGCCGGATTACCTCCAGAAGTACTACGAGGGTGAATACAAGGAAACCCTGGACAAGTTCGGCATCACCTTTGATGATGTAATGGATTATCTGGATCAGATGTACCAGCAGGGTGAGTTTGATGACCTCCAGTCTGCCCTCGGCAGTACCGGCGGCAACAAAACCTCCTCCGGTGCACCCAAGTCCAGCTTCACCGGGGTGGAGCTAGCATACTGA
- a CDS encoding biotin/lipoyl-containing protein, which yields MKRFSVTVNGKAYDVAVEEITGAAPAPVAAAPAPVAAAPAPAPAPAAAPTPAATPVAGAGEKVQAPMPGTILDIKVAVGDTVSRGQTVVILEAMKMENDIVASCDGKITSILVSKGDTVNSDDVLVTIA from the coding sequence ATGAAAAGATTTAGCGTAACCGTAAATGGCAAGGCATACGATGTAGCAGTGGAGGAGATCACCGGCGCAGCGCCGGCTCCCGTTGCTGCGGCACCTGCACCTGTGGCAGCAGCGCCTGCACCGGCACCGGCTCCCGCAGCAGCTCCTACCCCCGCAGCAACACCTGTTGCCGGTGCAGGGGAGAAGGTACAGGCACCCATGCCCGGCACTATCCTGGATATCAAGGTTGCAGTTGGGGATACCGTTTCCAGAGGTCAGACCGTTGTGATCCTGGAGGCTATGAAGATGGAGAATGACATTGTTGCAAGCTGCGACGGTAAGATCACAAGCATTCTGGTCAGCAAGGGCGATACCGTAAATTCTGACGATGTTCTGGTGACCATTGCCTAA
- a CDS encoding oxaloacetate decarboxylase subunit alpha, with protein sequence MAKVKITETVLRDAHQSLIATRMTTADMLPILEKLDQVGYHSIECWGGATFDACLRFLNEDPWERLRTLKKHMPHTKLQMLFRGQNMLGYRHYADDVVQYFVQKSVANGIDVIRIFDALNDIRNLKTAIDAAKKEGAHTQVAISYTLGDVFTEEYYVNYAKQIEEAGADSICIKDMAALLTPYATERLVKALKANVKLPIQLHTHYTSGLASMCLLKGIEAGADVIDTAMSPLALGTSHAPTESMVAALQGTPYDTGLDLMLLTEIRSYFMELRQKYLDSGLLDPKMLAVDANALIYQVPGGMLSNLLSQLKQAGKEDKLNEVLQEVPRVRKDAGYPPLVTPTSQIVGTQAVFNVIMGERYKTVTKEFKGIVRGEYGRTPVPIDPAFRKKIIGDEKPIDCRPADLLEPEMDKLRKECAEWVTQDEDVLSYAQFGQVAVKFFERRRNQQYGIDGVHGDAAKQIHPV encoded by the coding sequence ATGGCTAAAGTAAAGATTACGGAAACCGTGCTCCGTGACGCACACCAGTCCTTGATCGCAACCCGTATGACCACTGCTGATATGCTGCCGATCCTGGAAAAGCTGGATCAGGTGGGCTATCACTCCATCGAGTGCTGGGGCGGTGCGACCTTTGATGCCTGCCTGCGGTTTCTCAACGAGGATCCCTGGGAGCGTCTGCGCACGCTGAAAAAGCATATGCCCCACACCAAGCTGCAAATGCTGTTCCGTGGTCAGAATATGCTGGGCTATCGGCACTATGCAGACGATGTGGTGCAGTATTTTGTACAGAAGTCTGTGGCAAACGGCATTGACGTGATCCGGATTTTTGATGCGCTGAACGATATCCGGAACCTGAAAACCGCCATCGATGCGGCAAAGAAGGAAGGCGCACATACCCAGGTGGCAATTTCCTACACTCTGGGGGATGTATTCACCGAGGAATACTATGTAAATTACGCAAAGCAGATCGAGGAAGCAGGTGCGGACTCTATTTGCATCAAGGATATGGCGGCTCTGCTGACGCCCTATGCCACCGAGCGTCTGGTGAAGGCACTCAAGGCAAACGTAAAGCTGCCCATCCAGCTGCACACCCACTACACCTCCGGTCTGGCGTCCATGTGCCTGCTCAAGGGCATTGAAGCCGGTGCGGATGTGATCGATACCGCTATGTCCCCTCTGGCGCTGGGTACATCCCATGCGCCCACCGAGTCCATGGTGGCTGCCCTCCAGGGTACGCCCTATGATACCGGTCTGGATCTGATGCTGCTGACCGAGATCCGCTCCTATTTTATGGAACTGCGTCAGAAGTATCTGGACAGTGGTCTGCTGGATCCCAAGATGCTGGCGGTTGACGCCAATGCATTGATCTACCAGGTGCCCGGCGGTATGCTTTCCAACCTGCTGTCCCAGTTGAAGCAGGCAGGCAAGGAGGATAAGCTTAACGAGGTGCTCCAGGAAGTACCGAGAGTCCGGAAGGACGCAGGCTACCCGCCCCTGGTAACACCTACCTCCCAGATCGTGGGCACACAGGCTGTGTTCAATGTGATTATGGGGGAGCGGTACAAGACCGTGACCAAGGAATTCAAGGGCATTGTCCGGGGCGAGTATGGCAGAACGCCGGTGCCCATCGATCCTGCATTCCGCAAGAAGATCATCGGGGACGAAAAGCCCATCGACTGCCGTCCGGCAGATTTGCTGGAGCCGGAGATGGATAAGCTCCGCAAGGAATGTGCAGAGTGGGTCACCCAGGACGAGGACGTACTGAGCTATGCACAGTTCGGTCAGGTTGCAGTGAAGTTCTTTGAACGCCGCCGCAATCAACAGTACGGCATTGACGGCGTACACGGAGATGCTGCAAAGCAGATCCATCCGGTTTGA
- a CDS encoding polysaccharide deacetylase family protein, translating to MYRCCNVKRFLIMLLCDLVAVGLLMLLFRCSLFRTEGVSDPRENGIPLPVLMYHSVFSGRHSDYVVPPEVLESDLAYLSDHGYQAVLVSDLVEYVYNGKPLPEKPVMITFDDGYYNNLEQCLPLLEKYDMCAVISVVGSYIVNQAEQDSHITAYSYLTFPEIQTLLESGRIEIGNHTYDLHSHTHRQGCGILPEESETAYRELLRSDLEQLQSLLASQVQMRPVVFTYPYGYVCRESIPVLRSMGFLATLTCYEEPNRITRDPDCLFGIGRYNRPYGISTDAYMQKALKGS from the coding sequence ATGTACCGTTGCTGCAATGTAAAGCGCTTTTTGATCATGCTGCTGTGTGATCTGGTGGCGGTGGGGCTGCTGATGCTGCTGTTCCGATGCAGCCTGTTCCGGACAGAAGGCGTATCGGATCCCAGAGAAAATGGAATCCCCCTGCCGGTTCTGATGTATCACAGCGTCTTTTCCGGCAGGCACAGCGACTATGTTGTCCCCCCGGAGGTGCTGGAAAGTGACCTTGCCTATTTGTCCGACCATGGCTATCAGGCAGTGCTTGTGTCCGATCTGGTGGAGTATGTATACAACGGAAAGCCCCTGCCGGAAAAGCCGGTGATGATCACCTTTGACGACGGCTATTACAACAATCTGGAGCAGTGCCTGCCCCTGTTGGAAAAGTACGACATGTGCGCTGTGATCTCCGTGGTGGGCAGTTACATTGTGAACCAGGCGGAACAGGATTCTCACATAACCGCTTATTCCTATCTGACCTTTCCAGAAATCCAGACTCTGCTGGAGTCCGGACGCATTGAGATCGGCAACCACACCTATGACCTGCACAGCCATACCCACCGACAGGGCTGCGGCATTCTGCCGGAGGAGTCGGAAACCGCATACCGGGAACTGCTGCGCTCGGATCTGGAACAGCTTCAGTCCCTGCTGGCGTCCCAGGTGCAGATGCGGCCTGTCGTGTTCACCTACCCCTATGGCTATGTGTGCCGGGAGAGCATCCCGGTGCTGCGGAGCATGGGATTTCTGGCTACCCTGACCTGTTATGAAGAACCCAACCGGATCACAAGAGATCCGGACTGTCTGTTTGGCATCGGCAGATACAACCGCCCCTACGGCATTTCCACCGATGCCTATATGCAAAAAGCATTGAAAGGAAGTTAA
- the spoIIP gene encoding stage II sporulation protein P, producing the protein MRRRRNGLRVLMWGCVLAGMPLLAAGMLQLIPQIPVAANRLNDLRTDLEQEPADNREDPPCLSSGYGWLAEEPDAPKPEQTTEVATQPEAEPVFYASGDPGEKPYPTVWHPGSARIVRMAYQRYSGGNIVDLDKCGQVRNCTSVDNAALLEESRKAPAFTIMGDGSPEVLIMHSHTTESFEPYVREYGDAEFNYRTTDPALSVVMVGDQIEAQLKKAGIGVIHDGTIHDYPRYTGSYDRSRVVVKRILEENPTIKVVLDIHRDAIVSNGNLLQPVIDVDGQDTAQVMIISGCDNGSLNMPNYMKNFRFASCLQQQIESDTPGLTRPVLFDYRKYNQDLTTGSLLIEVGSHGNTLAQVKRAGSVLGASIARALLDLKEET; encoded by the coding sequence ATGCGCAGAAGAAGAAACGGATTGCGTGTGCTGATGTGGGGATGCGTTCTGGCAGGAATGCCCCTGCTGGCAGCAGGTATGCTCCAGCTCATTCCCCAGATCCCGGTTGCAGCCAATCGGCTGAATGATTTGCGGACGGATCTGGAGCAGGAACCGGCAGATAACAGGGAGGATCCGCCCTGTTTGTCCAGCGGCTATGGCTGGCTTGCAGAGGAGCCGGACGCCCCGAAACCGGAACAGACCACGGAAGTCGCCACTCAGCCGGAGGCGGAGCCGGTGTTTTACGCCAGTGGGGATCCGGGGGAAAAGCCCTATCCCACTGTGTGGCATCCGGGTAGCGCACGGATCGTCCGGATGGCGTATCAGCGCTATTCCGGCGGAAATATTGTGGATCTGGACAAGTGCGGACAGGTTCGGAACTGTACCAGTGTGGACAATGCCGCATTGTTGGAGGAAAGCCGGAAAGCGCCAGCTTTTACCATTATGGGGGATGGCTCGCCGGAGGTGCTGATCATGCATTCCCATACCACAGAGAGCTTTGAGCCCTATGTGCGGGAGTATGGGGATGCGGAATTCAATTACCGCACGACAGATCCGGCGCTGAGCGTGGTAATGGTGGGGGATCAGATTGAAGCCCAGTTGAAAAAGGCAGGCATCGGCGTGATCCATGACGGTACCATTCATGACTATCCCCGTTATACCGGTTCCTATGACCGGAGCCGGGTGGTGGTCAAGCGGATCCTGGAGGAGAACCCCACCATTAAGGTGGTGCTGGACATCCACCGGGATGCCATTGTCAGCAACGGAAACTTGTTGCAGCCGGTGATTGATGTGGATGGACAGGACACCGCCCAGGTGATGATCATCTCCGGGTGCGACAACGGTTCTCTGAACATGCCAAACTACATGAAAAACTTCCGGTTTGCCAGCTGCCTGCAGCAGCAGATCGAATCCGACACGCCGGGTCTGACCCGGCCGGTGCTGTTCGATTACCGGAAGTATAACCAGGATCTGACCACCGGCAGCCTGCTGATCGAGGTGGGCAGTCACGGGAATACCCTGGCGCAGGTGAAGCGTGCAGGCTCGGTGCTGGGTGCATCCATCGCCCGGGCACTGCTGGATCTGAAGGAGGAAACGTAA
- a CDS encoding DUF2752 domain-containing protein has product MTPCRKWLTLLLPLGAAALFLLLKLYLDQIAIFHIPCVLWFLTGLYCPGCGGTRSITAMLNGQLWLAVRYNPGVPLLVLLGLLWYGEQLLAACGIQKKIIPRSRRFWLPLLGMLILFYLLRNGISMLAPPR; this is encoded by the coding sequence ATGACCCCATGCCGCAAATGGCTGACCCTTCTGCTTCCCCTTGGAGCTGCTGCCCTGTTTCTGCTGCTGAAGCTGTACCTGGATCAGATCGCCATATTCCACATTCCATGTGTGCTCTGGTTTCTGACAGGGCTGTACTGTCCCGGCTGTGGAGGCACACGGAGCATCACGGCAATGCTGAACGGGCAACTGTGGCTGGCAGTCCGGTACAATCCGGGAGTACCCCTGCTGGTGCTGCTGGGGTTACTGTGGTACGGAGAGCAGTTGCTTGCGGCATGCGGCATACAGAAAAAAATCATTCCCAGAAGCAGGCGTTTCTGGCTGCCGCTCCTGGGAATGCTCATCCTGTTCTATTTGCTGCGCAACGGGATCAGTATGCTAGCTCCACCCCGGTGA
- the metA gene encoding homoserine O-acetyltransferase MetA — MPIRISQDLPAYQILQNENIFVMTHDRAEQQDIRPLKILILNIMPKKIETETQILRLLSNTPLQVDIELMHVASHVSKNTSLSHLETFYTTFGEIKDKHYDGMIITGAPVEHLPYEQVDYWDEICQIMEWSKTHVFSTLHICWAAQAGLYYHFGIPKYPLAQKMFGIFPHVVEVEHSLLLKGFDECFYVPHSRNTEVRRADIEQVSQLEILTSSPMSGVHIVANKNGRQYFITGHSEYDRDTIAQEYFRDRDKGIDIQIPYHYFPEDDPTRTPRVTWRCHANLMFSNWLNYCVYQRTPYNLDELSVRNWEWEIGI; from the coding sequence GTGCCGATCCGGATTTCACAGGATTTGCCCGCATATCAGATTTTACAGAACGAGAATATTTTCGTGATGACCCATGACCGGGCGGAGCAGCAGGACATCCGTCCGCTGAAGATCCTGATTCTCAACATCATGCCCAAGAAAATCGAAACCGAAACCCAGATTCTGCGGCTGCTCAGCAATACCCCCTTGCAGGTGGATATTGAACTGATGCATGTAGCGTCCCACGTTTCCAAGAATACCTCCCTGAGCCATCTGGAAACCTTCTATACCACCTTCGGGGAGATTAAGGACAAGCATTATGACGGGATGATTATTACCGGGGCGCCGGTGGAGCATCTGCCCTATGAACAGGTGGATTACTGGGATGAGATCTGCCAGATCATGGAGTGGTCCAAGACCCATGTGTTCTCCACCCTGCATATCTGCTGGGCGGCGCAGGCTGGGCTGTACTACCACTTCGGCATCCCCAAATACCCTCTGGCGCAGAAAATGTTCGGCATCTTTCCCCATGTGGTGGAGGTGGAGCATTCCCTGCTGCTGAAGGGCTTTGACGAGTGCTTCTATGTGCCCCATTCCCGGAATACGGAGGTTCGCCGGGCGGATATTGAACAGGTGTCCCAGTTGGAGATCCTCACCAGTTCTCCCATGTCCGGGGTGCATATCGTTGCCAACAAAAACGGCAGACAGTATTTTATCACCGGTCATTCCGAGTACGACCGGGATACCATTGCCCAGGAGTACTTCCGGGATCGGGACAAGGGCATCGATATTCAGATCCCCTATCATTACTTCCCGGAGGATGACCCTACCAGGACTCCACGAGTGACCTGGCGGTGCCACGCCAATCTGATGTTTTCCAACTGGCTCAACTACTGCGTATACCAGCGAACCCCCTACAATCTGGACGAGCTCTCCGTTCGCAACTGGGAATGGGAGATCGGCATATAG
- a CDS encoding carboxyl transferase domain-containing protein, translated as MEKNMESRAYARLAALFDDGAFTEINAAVKEAEDAAGVVCAYGYVNGNAVYAFSQDKTVNNGAVGLQHAAKITKLYGLAAKTGTPIVGIHDSNGAFVNGTVDSLTAYGRMLEAASQLSGVVPQIAVVAGTCAGSAALLACGSDFVVMTKDAELFVAPPFAEHAGTAQSAAKAGICALVCEDDIAAMEQARALVNLMPINNLAGAPMFEYAESESQASPSLPDLVKAVADADSLLELYGDYGKAAYTALATLGGTTVGIAATNKTEDPLNTEDSAKLARFMRTCDAFSVPVITFVDTMGFAASSEAEQTGSIQAMTRLVACYAEATTIKLSVVTGNAVGAAFTALAGAACGADFTYAWDQAVISPMAPLTAVEFLWHDKLKGAADANAKRKELAAEYAATLASAQSAAEKGGVDAVIAPADTRETLLSALDILSGKRVSKLPKKHNNIPF; from the coding sequence ATGGAAAAAAACATGGAGAGCCGGGCATATGCACGCCTTGCCGCTCTGTTTGACGATGGTGCATTTACCGAGATCAATGCAGCTGTCAAGGAAGCAGAGGATGCGGCAGGGGTCGTTTGTGCCTACGGCTATGTAAACGGAAACGCAGTCTATGCATTTTCCCAGGATAAAACCGTAAACAACGGTGCGGTAGGCTTGCAGCATGCAGCAAAGATCACCAAGCTGTACGGACTGGCTGCCAAGACCGGTACCCCCATTGTGGGTATTCACGATTCCAACGGCGCCTTTGTCAACGGTACAGTGGATTCCCTGACCGCTTATGGCAGAATGCTGGAGGCTGCGTCCCAGCTGTCCGGCGTGGTACCCCAGATCGCAGTGGTAGCCGGCACCTGTGCAGGAAGCGCTGCACTGCTGGCATGCGGCTCCGATTTTGTGGTGATGACCAAGGACGCAGAATTGTTTGTAGCACCGCCCTTTGCAGAGCATGCAGGAACTGCACAATCCGCTGCCAAGGCTGGTATCTGCGCACTGGTGTGCGAGGATGACATCGCTGCCATGGAGCAGGCAAGAGCACTGGTGAACCTGATGCCCATCAACAACCTGGCTGGAGCACCCATGTTTGAGTATGCTGAAAGCGAAAGCCAGGCATCCCCCAGCCTGCCGGATCTGGTAAAGGCTGTGGCAGACGCAGATTCCCTGCTGGAGCTGTATGGGGACTACGGTAAAGCGGCATACACTGCCCTGGCAACCCTTGGAGGCACCACGGTGGGCATTGCCGCAACCAATAAGACCGAGGATCCGCTGAATACGGAGGACTCTGCAAAGCTGGCACGGTTTATGCGCACCTGCGATGCTTTCTCCGTTCCGGTGATCACCTTTGTGGATACCATGGGCTTTGCCGCTTCTTCCGAAGCCGAACAGACCGGCAGTATCCAGGCTATGACCCGGCTGGTAGCATGCTACGCAGAGGCAACCACCATCAAGCTGTCCGTTGTGACCGGCAATGCTGTGGGCGCAGCATTCACTGCTCTGGCTGGTGCAGCATGCGGCGCAGACTTTACTTATGCCTGGGATCAGGCTGTGATCTCTCCCATGGCACCCCTGACTGCCGTAGAATTCCTGTGGCATGATAAGCTGAAGGGCGCTGCGGATGCAAATGCAAAGCGCAAGGAGCTGGCTGCGGAGTATGCAGCAACTCTGGCAAGCGCACAGAGTGCGGCGGAAAAGGGCGGCGTGGATGCAGTGATCGCACCGGCAGACACCAGAGAGACTCTGCTGTCTGCTCTGGATATCCTCAGCGGCAAGCGGGTAAGCAAGCTGCCCAAGAAGCACAACAACATTCCGTTCTAA